The genomic interval TCGACGGGCGCGGCTACCGCATCTGGCGGGTCGAGGACGGGCTGCGCGACAACAAGATCTGGACCGTGCACGTCGATGCGCAGAACCGGGTCTGGTTCGGCACCCAGAACGCCGGCATGGGCATGCTCTCGGCGGACCGGCGCACGTTCCGCTATTACGACCGCACCAACTACCCGCAAATCGGCGGCGCCACGGTCTGGGCGATCGCGTCCACCCCCGACGGCAGCATCTGGTTCGGCACCGCCAACGGCGGCCTGGACCGGCTGCGGGCGGACGGCACGCTGAGCCGCTACATGCCGATGCCGGGCGATGAGCGCAGTTTGCCGTCGCCGGCGGTGATCTCCCTGGCGACCACGCCCGACGGCACGCTGTGGGTGGGGACGCGCGGCGGCGTGGCGCGCTGGACCGGGCACGACTTCGAGCGGCTGCCGGCCTCGGCGCTGCCGCGGCCCGAGGTGCAGGGCCTGATCCCCGAGCGCGACGGGTCGGTGTGGGTCTCCACCCAGGGCGGTACCCGCCTGCTGCGCGCCGACGGCAGCGTGGTGGCGCCGTACTGGCGCAACATGCCCAGCGAGAGCGTGCTGGGCATGCTGGTCCACGACCGCCACGGCAATCGCTGGTTCGACACCCTGGACGGTCTGGGCCGCGAGGGCGATGCCGGGCAGATCCTCAACGTTCCCCTGTACAGCAATTCCGCGCACGGCCTGGTCAAGCCCAATTGGTCGCTGGCGTTCGAGGACCGCGAGGGCGATCTGTGGTTCGCCAGCTTCAACGCCGGCCTGTGGTACCTGCCGGCCAATTGGCGGCAGTTCTCGGTGCTGTCGTACCGGGTCGACGATCCGGACTCGATGGGCAATCCCTACGTCATGGCCACTGCCGCCTCGCGCGATGGCGGGGTGTGGCTGGCAGGGACGCGCGGTGTGCTGGACAAGCTGGATCCGGCCACCGGTACGGTGCGCCACCACATCATGGCGCTGTTCGGGCGCGATTGGTCGCGCACGCTGGTCGAGGATGGCCAGGGTCGAGTATGGGCGTCGGCGTTGGCGGGCGTGCTGCGCTACGACCCGGTCAGCGGCGAGGTGCGGCGCTGGGGCAAGCAGGACGGCGCCGATGCGCCGATGCCCGGTGACGTCGATCGGGCGATGCTCAGCGGCGACGGCCGCCTGTGGTTGTTCGGCGAGGTCGGCGGTGCGCAGGTCCGCGATCTGGACGGACACGTGTTGCGCAACATCGCCCCAGGCGCCGACGGGCTGCCGGCGGAGCTGACCGTGGACGATGCCCGGCCCGGCCCGCTGGGCCAGCCCTGGGTGCTCGGCCAATACGGCATGCTGGCCTGGGATGCGACCAGCGAGCGCTTCGCGCCGGTGCCGGGCGCGCCGACGCGGCCGCTGAGCGCCTTCACCATCACCGACGGCAACGTGGTGTGGCTGGCCAGTCTCGGCCGCCTGGAACGCTATCTGTGGGACGGCGCGCGGCTGAGCCTGCTCGACCGCATCGACGCCGAACAGGAGTTCCCGTCGCTGGCGCCGAACGGCATCGTGGTCGATGCCAGCGGCGTGGCCTGGTTGAGCAGCGTGCGCGGCCTGATCCGGGTCGATCCGGCGAGCAAGGCGATCCGCTCCTACAGCGTGCACGACGGCCTGCCCAACCAGGAGTTCCGCACGCAGACCCTGATCCAGGCGCGCAGCGGGCAGATCCTCGGCGGCACCCCGGACGGGGTGGTGCTGTTCGAACCGTCGCAGGTGGTGCCGTCGCGGCGGCAGCCGCCGCTGGTGATCGAGCGCATCGGCGTGCGCCGCGGCGAGCGCGCGCTGGATCTGCTGCATGCCGGCAGCATCGCGCTACAGGAAGGCGACCGCGACCTGCATGTGGTCGCGCGCCTGCTGTCGTTCTCCGACACCGACGCCAACACCTACCGGTTCCGGCTCAGCGGCTACGACCCGGACTGGGTGGATGTCGGCGCCAGCGGCGAGCGCCTGTTCTCGCGCCTGCCGTCGGGCCACTACACCCTGGAAATGCAGGCGCGCACCGCCGACAAGGTGTGGTCGAAGGTGACCACGCTGCGTTTTCGCGTGCTGCCGCCGTGGTGGCGCAGCCCATGGGGCATGGCCGGGCTGGCCTTGCTGGCGCTGTTGGCGTTGTGGCTGGCGTCCTATCTGTACCGGCGGCGGCTGCGCCGGCGCAACGCGTGGCAACTGGCCCTGCACAAGCAGGAGCTGGCCGAGCAGGCCTCGCTGGCCAAGACCCGTTTCCTGGCCACGCTCGGACACGAGGTACGCACGCCGATGACCGGCGTGCTCGGCATGAGCGAACTGCTGCTGGCCACGCCGCTGGATCCCAAGCAGCGCGGCTACACCGATGCGATCCGCCGCGCCGGCGCGCACCTGCTGCGCCTGGTCAACGATGCGCTGGACCTGGCGCGGATCGAGGCCGGCCGCCTGGAGCTGGACCAGCAGCCGTTCGACCTGATCCAGCTGATCGCCGAACTGGAAGCGATGATGGCGCCGATGGCGCACAGCCGCGGCCTGGCCTTCGCCCTGGACAACGCGATGCCCGCGGCGGTGACCGCCAGCGGCGATGCGACCCGGGTACGGCAGATCCTGTTGAACCTGCTCAACAACGCGATCAAGTTCACCGACCACGGCGGGGTGACCCTGCGTGTGGCGCCATTGCAGGATCGCAACGGCGTGCGTTTCGAGGTGGCCGACACCGGCCCGGGCATCAACGCCGAGCAGCAGGCGCGGCTGTTCCAGCGCTTCGAACAGGCCGACGGCCCGCGCACCGCCGCCCGTTACGGCGGCAGCGGGCTGGGCCTGGCGATCTGCCAGGAACTGGCGGTGGCGATGGGCGGCCGCGTGGAGCTGCACAGCAAGCTCGGCGTCGGCACCCGTTTCATCGTCGATTTGCCGTTGCCGTGGACCCCGGACGCGCTGCATCCCACCACGCGCGGCGAGCGCGAAACCCTGGCGGCGACGCAGCCGCTGCGCATCCTGCTGGTCGAGGACGACCCGACCGTGGCCGAAGTGGTCAGCGGCCTGTTGAGCGCGCGCGGACACCACATCATCCACGCCGCGCATGCCCTGGCGGCGCTGACCGAAGCGGCCGGCAACCGCTTCGACGTGGCCCTGCTGGACCTGGACCTGCCCGGCCTGGACGGCCTGGCGCTGGCGAGGCAATTGCGCGTGTTCGGCTACGAAATGCCACTGATCGCAGTCACCGCCCGCGCCGACGCCGACGCCGAACCCCAGGCGCGCGCCGCCGGCTTCGACGGCTTCCTGCGCAAGCCGGTGACGGGCGACATGCTGGCCGAGGCGATCGAGGCGGTGCTTGAAGGCCGGGATTCGTGATTCGGGATTGGGGATTCGCAAAAGCGCATTGCCGTCGCGGCCGCTTCGACGGCTTCCCAGGAGACATGTTGGCCGAGGCGATCGAGGCAGTGCTCGGAGGCCGGGATTAGGGATTTCGCAAAAGCGAGTGGCCGCCGCCGCCGCTCCTGCGAATCCCCAATCCCGAATCCCCAATCCCGGCCACTCAGCTACTCAGCCACTTCCTCCACCTTCTTGTCCGGATGCGGCCGCGCGTCCGGCAGCTGCCAGAAGATCAGGGTCGAGGTCAGGGTGATCGCGCCCACGCAGACGAAGGTCGCGTGCAGTGCGGCGGTGGCGCCGTGGCTGTCGCCGAGGTGGTCGTTGAAGGCGGCCAACAGGCTGCCCGCGGCGGCCGCGCCGAAGCCGGTGGCCAGCATCATCACCATCGACAGCAGACTGTTGCCGGCGCTGGCCTGGTCGCGGTCCAGGTCGCGCAGCGTCACCGTGTTCATGACCGTGAACTGCAAGGAGTTGACCGCGCCGAACAGCGCCAGCTGCAGCAGCCGCCAGCCCAGCGGCTGGCCGGCGTCGAACAGCAAGAAGCTGGCCATCGCCACGCCGACCAGCACGGTGTTGGTCATCAGCACCCGGCGATAGCCGTAGTTCTCCACCAGTTTCACCGCCGCGCGTTTGGCGGCCATGCCGGCCAGCGCCACCGGGATCATCATCAGGCCGGCGCGCATCGGACTCATGCCCAGGCCGACCTGCAGCAGCAGCGGGATCAGGAACGGCATGCTGCCGCTGCCCACGCGCGCGAACAGATTGCCGAGGATGCCGATGCGGAAGCTGGTCACCTTGAACAGGTGCAGCGGGAACAGCGCCGCCGGCGCGCTGGCCGCGTGCAGCCAGTAGCCGATCAGCGCGGCGAGGCCTGCGATGGCCAGCAGCATCACGAACGCATGGCGCAGGCCCAGCTCGGAAATCCCGTCCAGCGCCAGCGACAGCGCGATCATGCCGAAGGCCAGCATCGCGTAGCCGATCAGATCGAAGCGGGCGCGCTGTTCGCCGTGGAAATCGGGCATCACCTTCAGCGCCGCGGCGAAGCCGATCGCGCCGATCGGCAGGTTGATCAGGAACACCCAATGCCAGGATGCGACCTGCACCAGCCAGCCGCCGAGGGTCGGTCCGACCAGCGGCCCGATCAGCGCCGGAATCGCGATGAAGCTCATCGCGCTGAGGAACTGCTCGCGCGACACCGAACGCATCACCGCCAGGCGCCCGACCGGCAGCAACATCGCCCCGCCGATGCCTTGCAGCACGCGCGCGGCGACCAGGTAGGGCAGGCGCGGCGCCGCCGCGCACAGCAGCGAGCCGAGCGTGAACAGCACGATCGCGGTCAGGAAGGTGCGGCGCGTGCCGTAGCGGTCGGCGATCCAGCCCGAGGCGGGGATGAACATCGCCACCGCCAGCGCATAGCTGAACACCACCGACTGCATCTGCAGCGGGCTCTCGCCCAGGCTGCGCGCCATCGCCGGCAGCGCGGTATTGACGATGGTCGCGTCCAGCATCTGCATGAAGATGGCCAGCGACACCAGCCACAGCAACGGCCGGAAACTGCGGTAGCTCGGAACGGAGATCGGATCGGGGGAGGGCGCGGACATCGGCACGCACGGCAACGCGAGGGGTGCATAGGATCGCGCACATCGCGTTGCGGCGTCGTGCAGCAGCGGGCGGTTGTGGCGCGTGGCGAAGGTGGTGGCGTCGGAGCGGCGGCCGATCGAAGCGCGTCGCGTGGCGTGCTGTCTTCGGTGTTGTGTGAGATTTCAGTGCCGATGCGGTGCGAAGTTGTGTGGGAGTTCAGTGCCGATGCGGTGCGAAGCCATCGGGCCCATCGTTCTGCTCGTCGCGACTGAAGTCGCTCCCACAAGGGGCTCGCGCTCAGCGCATCGGATGCAGTGTGGGAGGGACTTCAGTCCCGACGGAGTCCGCAGCCCGAGGGTTCATCGCTTCGCTCGTCGCGGCTGAAGCCGCTCCTATAGGAGCTTGCGGCAGGTCGGCTGGGTGCACTGTAGGAGGGGCTTCAGCCCCGACCGATGTCCGCGGGTGTCGGGTTCACCGTTTCGCTCGTCGCGGCTGAGGCCGCTCCTACAGGGAGCTCGCAGCAAGCCGGCTGGGTGCACTGTGGGAGGGACTTCAGTCCCGACTGCAGGATGGCCGAACATTCCGCGCATCCGCGGCGCGCAAGGCGCCCGGCGGATGCGGCGGCTGGGGGCGGGTCGCTATGCCTGCCCGCGGCGGCTGTGCCGCTGCACCGCGGCGACCAGTGCGCCGACATGCTCGGGTTGCATGTCCGGCGACAGCCCATGGCCGAGGTTGAACACGTGCCCTTCCGCGGAGCCGTTGCCTTCGGCATAGCTGCGCAGCACGCGCTGCACCTCGCCTTCGATCGCCGCCGGCGAGCCGTACAGCATGGCCGGGTCTAGGTTGCCCTGCAGCGCCACGCGGCCGCCGGTGCGGCGCGCGGCATCGGCCAGGTCGATGGTCCAGTCCACGCCCAGGCCCTCGGCGCCGGAGGCGGCCAGCTCTTCCAGATACGGTGCGTTGCCCTTGCCGAACAGGATCAGCGGGGTGCGCTCGGCGCCATCGCCGCGCGGCAGTTCGCGGGCGATGCGCTGCAGGTAGGGCAGCGAGAACTCGCGGTACATCGCCGGGCTGAGCACGCCGCCCCAGGTGTCGAACACCTGCAGCGCCTGCGCGCCGGCCGCGCGCTGCGCCGCCAGGTAGGCGATCACCGCGTCGGTGTTGACCGACAGCAACCGGTGCAGCGCCGCCGGGTCCTTCAAGGCCAGCGCCTTGATCCGCGCGTAGTTGTCGCTGCCGCCGCCCTCGACCATGTAGCAGGCCAGGGTCCATGGGCTGCCGGAGAAGCCGATCAGCGGCACGCTGCCGTCCAGCTCGCGGCGGATCACCCGCACCGCATCCATCACGTAGCGCAGCTCGGTCTCCATGTCCGGCACGCCGAGCCGGGCGATCGCCGCCGCGTCGCGCACCGGGTGCTTGAACTTGGGACCTTCGCCTTCGACGAAATACAGCTCCAGGCCCATCGCATCGGGAATGGTGAGGATGTCGGAGAACAGGATCGCCGCGTCCAGCGGGAACCGCGCCAGCGGCTGCAGGGTCACCTCGCAGGCCAGTTCCGGGGTCTTGGCCATCGCCAGGAAGCTGCCGGCGCGTGCGCGGGTGGCGCGGTACTCGGGCAGGTAGCGCCCTGCCTGGCGCATCAGCCACACGGGGGTCTGGTCCACGGGCTCGCGGCGCAGGGCGCGCAGCAGACGGTCGTTCTTGAGCATGGGGGTTTTTCCTTAGCGCGGGGCGTCGGCGCCGCGGGTGAACATGACCTGGAAGCCGCGCTTGATTTGCGCATCGCGGGCTTTCTCGAAGGCGGCGTGGGCCTCGTCCTGCAGCAGGTATTGCTCGCGCTTGAGCTGCGCGCGGCCGCCGATCTGGCCGCTCTCGCGCAACAGCTCCCAGCTGCCGAACAAGTCCGGTTGCAGGGTCAGCTGGACGTAGCGGGGCGGCTCGTTGTCGCCGGGGCGTTGCTGTAGGAAGACGCGCATGGGCCGATTGTACCCATCGCGGGTCGCCGCGGCGTCGGCGCCGGCCGCGCGTTAGGGGTCGGGTAGGGAAGCCGGCCGGACGGCCGTGCCGCGGTTGTCGGGCCGCCACGGCAGCTGGCGGCTGGTGCGACGCGTGCATCCGCCGGTGTCCGAACCATGGACGACGCGCGACCGCCAGGGCGAGCGTCTTGGCGCTGGCTTGCGCCCGGGGCGCCGTGCAGGCACGCGTGCCTGCTGGCTGGGTGCACTGGGGGAGGGACTTCAGTCCCGACGTTGTCCGGCGTCGGGAGGCCCGCCCTTTCGCTCGTCGCGGCTTCACGGCACCTCTGACAACTCCAAAAAATGCCGACCTCGGCATTCGCAAGTGATTGATGTGCAGAACCTGCAATTTCTCGGAATCGAGGGCATTGGAGGTGCCGTGAAGTCGCTCTCTCAAGGACTTGCGGCGAGCCGGCCGCCGAGGGCAGAGGCATGCCTCTGCGCAGCGACCTGCGCTACGCCGCCGCCCGCATTGCCGCGTCCAGCACCGCCAGCACCGCCGCTTCGTCCACGTCCGGCACCACCTCGGCGCGGCCGATGCCGCGCCACAGCACCAGCCGCAGGCGCCCGGCGATGTTCTTTTTGTCCAGCCGCATCCGCGCCAGCAGCGCGTGCGGCGCCAGTCCGGCCGGCAGCGCGGTGGGCAGGCCGTAGTCGGTCAGCAGCGCGCGCAGCCGTTCGCTGTCCTGCGCCGTGGCCATGCCCAGCTGCGCCGACAGTTCGGCCGCCAGCACCATGCCCACCGCCACCGCTTCGCCGTGGTTGAGGTTGGCATTGCCGGGCGCGCCGTAGCCCTGCTCGGTCTCGATCGCATGGCCGAAGGTGTGGCCGAGGTTGAGCAGGGCGCGCTCGCCTTTCTCCAGCGGGTCGCGGGCGACGATCTCGGCCTTGTGTTCGCAGCTGCGCGCGATCGCCTGCGCCAGCGCGGCCGGGTCGGCGGCCAGCAGCGCCTGGCGTTCGGCGTGCAGCCATTCGAAGAACAGCGGGTCGCGGATCGCGCCGTACTTGATCACCTCGGCCAGGCCGGCGCGCAATTCGCGCGGCGGCAGGCTGCGCAGGGTGGCGGTATCGGCCAGCACCGCGCGCGGCGGATGGAACGCGCCGACCAGGTTCTTGCCCTGGGCGATGTCTACCGCGGTCTTGCCGCCGACCGAGGAGTCGACCATCGCCAGCAGCGTGGTCGGCAGCTGCACGCAGTCCACCCCGCGCATCCAGCACGCGGCGGCGAAGCCGGCCAGGTCGCCGACCACGCCGCCGCCCAGCGCCAGCACGCAGGCGTCGCGGGTGGCGCCGAGCTCGGCCAGCGCGGCGATCGCCGCGCCGAAATTGTCCAGGGTCTTGGAGGCTTCGCCGGCGGGGATCACGAACTCGCCGATCTGCAGCTGCGGGCGCGCGGCCAGCAACGCCTGGCGGACCTGCGCCGCGTACAGCGGGGCGACGTTGCTGTCGCTGAGCAGCAGCACATGGCGGCCGCGCACGTGCTCGGCCAGGCGCGCGCCGTCGTCGAGCAGGCCGGGGCCGATGCGGATGGTGTAGGCCGGGTCGCCTTCGACCGCGACGCTGCGGTGGGAAACAGTCATGCAATGGAGTCCGGAAGTTTCCACGACGCGGCCAGGCGCACGACCAGCTGCGCGGTGGCTTCGGCGGGATTGAGGTGGTCGGTGTCCAGGATCAGGTCGGCGACTTCGCGGTACAGCGGCTCGCGCACCGCGTGCAGTTCGTGCAGCACCCGTTCGCGGTCGCCACGCTGCAGCAGCGGGCGGCTGCGGTCGCGTTGCAGGCGCTGCAGCTGCGAGGCCACGCTGACCCGCAGGTAGACCACGAAGCCGTGCTCGCGCATCTCGCGGCGGCTGTCGGCGTCGAGCACGGCGCCGCCGCCGGTGGAAATGAGGTGGCCGGGGGTGCTGAGCACGCTTTCCAGGACGCTGCGCTCGTGCTCGCGGAAGCCGGCTTCGCCGGCATGCTCGAACAGCGAGGCGATGCTCGCGCCGGTGCGTTCGACGATGGCCTGGTCGCTATCGACGAAGGCGAGGCTGAAGCGCTCGGCCAGGCGGCGGCCGATGACGCTCTTGCCGGCTCCCATCGGGCCGACCAGCACGAGATTGGGGGCGGGATTCATCCGCCGATGCTAGCAGACGCGCTGCGTACGCAGGCCGGTCGTGCCGCTTGCGCTTGGAGGCGTGTACCGTTGCGCTCGCGGGCGCAAGCGCCTCGCTGCCGGCCGGTGCGTCTGCGCCACGCGCGGCGTTGGCGGCCAGTCGGCTGGGTGGGGGCGCGCGTGACGGTCGCGGCGCGTGCCGTGCAGGCTGCCGCACGGGCCGCGCGGTGCCGCCAGCCTCGGAGGGTAGGCGAGCGCATAACCCGATCGCGGTACTCGTGTGGTCCGCAAGGACCGTCGCCCGGCCAACCCCGCGCTGCCGCGTGCGTCGCGCCGTGCATGGCGCGACAATGGGGCATCGTCTGCCGAGTGCCTTGCTGCCATGCCCGATCTCTACGCCGAAGCCCTGTCCACGTTCGCCGACCTGTTCGCGGAGGCGCGGACCAGCGACGAGGCCGAATACAACGCCATGGTCGTGTCCTCGGCCACGCTGGAGGCGCGCCCGTCCTCGCGGGTGGTGCTGCTGAAGTCCTACGACGCGCGCGGCTTCGTGTTCTACACCCACCTGGACAGCCAGAAGGGCCGCGAGCTGCAGGCCAACCCGCAGGCCGCGCTGCTGTTCCTGTGGCGGCGCATGCGCGAGGACGGGGTGCAGGTGCGTATCGACGGCGAGGTGCAACTGGTCGCCGCGGCCGAGGCCGATGCGTATTTCGCCTCGCGCCCGCGCATGAGCCAGATCGGCGCGTGGGCGTCGGCGCAGTCGCGCACCCTGCAGTCGCGCGAGGAGTTCGAGCAGCGCGTGGCCAAGGCCGAGGCCAGCTTCGAAGGCCGCGAGGTGCCGCGCCCGGACGGCTGGAGCGGGTTCCGCGTGGTGCCGCGCAGCTTCGAGTTCTGGTACGGCGGCAAGTACCGCCTGCACGAACGCTGGCGCTACGACGCCGATGCCGCCGGCCACTGGTCCAAGCGGATGCTGTTCCCGTGACCGAACAGTTCTCGATCCGCGCCGCCGCCGCCGCGGACCTGCGCGCCTGGGCGGCACTGCGGATGGCGCTGTGGCCGGACGAGCCCGATGCCTTCGGCGGCGTGGCCGAAGCGCTGCAGCGCGAGGACGCGGCCAATTTCCTGGCCTTCGCCGGCGACGGCCAGGCGATCGGGTTCGCCGACGTCACCCTGCGCCAGGACTACGTCAACGGCACCGATAGTTCGCCGGTCGGGTTTCTGGAAGGCTGGTACGTGGTGCCCGAATGGCGCGGCCGCGGCATCGGCCACGCGCTGTTGCGCGAGGTGCTCGAGTGGACCCGCGCACAGGGCTGCAGCGAGCTGGCGTCCGATGCGCTGCTCGATGATGCTGCCGCACAGGCCGCGCATCGCGCCTGCGGCTTCGAGGAAACCGAGCGCGTGGTGTATTTCCGCATGCCGGTCGAGGACTGACGTGGGTCCGCAGCGCATCGTCTGCCTGACCGAGGAACCCACCGAGACGCTGTACGCGCTCGGCGAGCAGGCACGCATCGTCGGCATCAGCGGCTTCACCGTGCGGCCGCCGCAGGCGCGCCGCGACAAGCCCAAGGTCAGCGCCTTCACCAGCGCTAAGATCGGCGAGATCCTCAAACTGCAGCCGGATCTGGCGATCGGATTTTCCGACATCCAGGCCGACATCGCCGCCGAGCTGGTGCGCAACGGCGTGGAAGTGTGGATCGCCAACCATCGCAGCGTCGACGGCATCCTCGACTACATCCGCCGGCTCGGCGCGCTGGTCGGCGCCGGTGCGCGCGCCGAGGCCTACGCCGACGAGTTGCAACGCGGGCTGGATACGATCGCGGCGCAGGCGGCGGTGCTGCCGCGGCGGCCGAAGGTGTATTTCGAGGAATGGGACGAGCCGATCATCACCGGCATCCGCTGGGTCGCCGAACTGGTGCGCATCGCCGGCGGCGACGACGTGTTCCCGGAATTGTCGGCCGAACCGCTGGCCAAGGCGCGGATCCTGGCCAACGGCGACGAAGTGGTGCGGCGCGCGCCGGACATCATCCTCGGCTCGTGGTGCGGCAAGCGCTTCCGCCCCGAGCGCGTGGCCGCACGGCCGGGTTGGGCGGCGATCCCGGCGGTGCGCGATGGCCAGCTGTTCGAGATCAAGTCGCCGCTGATCCTGCAGCCCGGTCCGGCGGCCCTGACCGACGGCGTGCGTGCGATCGCCGCCATCGTGCAGGCCTGGACGCAGCGCCAGTAGGGCACCTCAAATAACCCCCCCAAAAGCATGTCGATGCACTTGCGAGACGCCGACACGCCCAGCCTGCGGGTTTTGGCATCGATACGTTCGAGATGCGACGGGCAAAGACGCATTGGCGGTAGACTCGGTGGCGTTGCGGCCGCGTTTTTCATGGACGCCTTGGCATCATGGCTACTTCGTCCTCCTGTCGCGGCTGAAGCCGCTCCTACAAGAGCACGGCGCGC from Xanthomonas sp. DAR 34887 carries:
- a CDS encoding hybrid sensor histidine kinase/response regulator: MGWLLLLWSTAVVAAVPPTPQPRQLTVADGLPSNSINGFAEDQLGYLWLASSDGLARFDGRGYRIWRVEDGLRDNKIWTVHVDAQNRVWFGTQNAGMGMLSADRRTFRYYDRTNYPQIGGATVWAIASTPDGSIWFGTANGGLDRLRADGTLSRYMPMPGDERSLPSPAVISLATTPDGTLWVGTRGGVARWTGHDFERLPASALPRPEVQGLIPERDGSVWVSTQGGTRLLRADGSVVAPYWRNMPSESVLGMLVHDRHGNRWFDTLDGLGREGDAGQILNVPLYSNSAHGLVKPNWSLAFEDREGDLWFASFNAGLWYLPANWRQFSVLSYRVDDPDSMGNPYVMATAASRDGGVWLAGTRGVLDKLDPATGTVRHHIMALFGRDWSRTLVEDGQGRVWASALAGVLRYDPVSGEVRRWGKQDGADAPMPGDVDRAMLSGDGRLWLFGEVGGAQVRDLDGHVLRNIAPGADGLPAELTVDDARPGPLGQPWVLGQYGMLAWDATSERFAPVPGAPTRPLSAFTITDGNVVWLASLGRLERYLWDGARLSLLDRIDAEQEFPSLAPNGIVVDASGVAWLSSVRGLIRVDPASKAIRSYSVHDGLPNQEFRTQTLIQARSGQILGGTPDGVVLFEPSQVVPSRRQPPLVIERIGVRRGERALDLLHAGSIALQEGDRDLHVVARLLSFSDTDANTYRFRLSGYDPDWVDVGASGERLFSRLPSGHYTLEMQARTADKVWSKVTTLRFRVLPPWWRSPWGMAGLALLALLALWLASYLYRRRLRRRNAWQLALHKQELAEQASLAKTRFLATLGHEVRTPMTGVLGMSELLLATPLDPKQRGYTDAIRRAGAHLLRLVNDALDLARIEAGRLELDQQPFDLIQLIAELEAMMAPMAHSRGLAFALDNAMPAAVTASGDATRVRQILLNLLNNAIKFTDHGGVTLRVAPLQDRNGVRFEVADTGPGINAEQQARLFQRFEQADGPRTAARYGGSGLGLAICQELAVAMGGRVELHSKLGVGTRFIVDLPLPWTPDALHPTTRGERETLAATQPLRILLVEDDPTVAEVVSGLLSARGHHIIHAAHALAALTEAAGNRFDVALLDLDLPGLDGLALARQLRVFGYEMPLIAVTARADADAEPQARAAGFDGFLRKPVTGDMLAEAIEAVLEGRDS
- the mdtD gene encoding multidrug transporter subunit MdtD; amino-acid sequence: MSAPSPDPISVPSYRSFRPLLWLVSLAIFMQMLDATIVNTALPAMARSLGESPLQMQSVVFSYALAVAMFIPASGWIADRYGTRRTFLTAIVLFTLGSLLCAAAPRLPYLVAARVLQGIGGAMLLPVGRLAVMRSVSREQFLSAMSFIAIPALIGPLVGPTLGGWLVQVASWHWVFLINLPIGAIGFAAALKVMPDFHGEQRARFDLIGYAMLAFGMIALSLALDGISELGLRHAFVMLLAIAGLAALIGYWLHAASAPAALFPLHLFKVTSFRIGILGNLFARVGSGSMPFLIPLLLQVGLGMSPMRAGLMMIPVALAGMAAKRAAVKLVENYGYRRVLMTNTVLVGVAMASFLLFDAGQPLGWRLLQLALFGAVNSLQFTVMNTVTLRDLDRDQASAGNSLLSMVMMLATGFGAAAAGSLLAAFNDHLGDSHGATAALHATFVCVGAITLTSTLIFWQLPDARPHPDKKVEEVAE
- the hemE gene encoding uroporphyrinogen decarboxylase — protein: MLKNDRLLRALRREPVDQTPVWLMRQAGRYLPEYRATRARAGSFLAMAKTPELACEVTLQPLARFPLDAAILFSDILTIPDAMGLELYFVEGEGPKFKHPVRDAAAIARLGVPDMETELRYVMDAVRVIRRELDGSVPLIGFSGSPWTLACYMVEGGGSDNYARIKALALKDPAALHRLLSVNTDAVIAYLAAQRAAGAQALQVFDTWGGVLSPAMYREFSLPYLQRIARELPRGDGAERTPLILFGKGNAPYLEELAASGAEGLGVDWTIDLADAARRTGGRVALQGNLDPAMLYGSPAAIEGEVQRVLRSYAEGNGSAEGHVFNLGHGLSPDMQPEHVGALVAAVQRHSRRGQA
- a CDS encoding WGR domain-containing protein — its product is MRVFLQQRPGDNEPPRYVQLTLQPDLFGSWELLRESGQIGGRAQLKREQYLLQDEAHAAFEKARDAQIKRGFQVMFTRGADAPR
- the aroB gene encoding 3-dehydroquinate synthase; the encoded protein is MTVSHRSVAVEGDPAYTIRIGPGLLDDGARLAEHVRGRHVLLLSDSNVAPLYAAQVRQALLAARPQLQIGEFVIPAGEASKTLDNFGAAIAALAELGATRDACVLALGGGVVGDLAGFAAACWMRGVDCVQLPTTLLAMVDSSVGGKTAVDIAQGKNLVGAFHPPRAVLADTATLRSLPPRELRAGLAEVIKYGAIRDPLFFEWLHAERQALLAADPAALAQAIARSCEHKAEIVARDPLEKGERALLNLGHTFGHAIETEQGYGAPGNANLNHGEAVAVGMVLAAELSAQLGMATAQDSERLRALLTDYGLPTALPAGLAPHALLARMRLDKKNIAGRLRLVLWRGIGRAEVVPDVDEAAVLAVLDAAMRAAA
- a CDS encoding shikimate kinase, with product MNPAPNLVLVGPMGAGKSVIGRRLAERFSLAFVDSDQAIVERTGASIASLFEHAGEAGFREHERSVLESVLSTPGHLISTGGGAVLDADSRREMREHGFVVYLRVSVASQLQRLQRDRSRPLLQRGDRERVLHELHAVREPLYREVADLILDTDHLNPAEATAQLVVRLAASWKLPDSIA
- the pdxH gene encoding pyridoxamine 5'-phosphate oxidase — its product is MPDLYAEALSTFADLFAEARTSDEAEYNAMVVSSATLEARPSSRVVLLKSYDARGFVFYTHLDSQKGRELQANPQAALLFLWRRMREDGVQVRIDGEVQLVAAAEADAYFASRPRMSQIGAWASAQSRTLQSREEFEQRVAKAEASFEGREVPRPDGWSGFRVVPRSFEFWYGGKYRLHERWRYDADAAGHWSKRMLFP
- the aac(6') gene encoding aminoglycoside 6'-N-acetyltransferase; this translates as MTEQFSIRAAAAADLRAWAALRMALWPDEPDAFGGVAEALQREDAANFLAFAGDGQAIGFADVTLRQDYVNGTDSSPVGFLEGWYVVPEWRGRGIGHALLREVLEWTRAQGCSELASDALLDDAAAQAAHRACGFEETERVVYFRMPVED
- a CDS encoding cobalamin-binding protein; the encoded protein is MGPQRIVCLTEEPTETLYALGEQARIVGISGFTVRPPQARRDKPKVSAFTSAKIGEILKLQPDLAIGFSDIQADIAAELVRNGVEVWIANHRSVDGILDYIRRLGALVGAGARAEAYADELQRGLDTIAAQAAVLPRRPKVYFEEWDEPIITGIRWVAELVRIAGGDDVFPELSAEPLAKARILANGDEVVRRAPDIILGSWCGKRFRPERVAARPGWAAIPAVRDGQLFEIKSPLILQPGPAALTDGVRAIAAIVQAWTQRQ